In Desertifilum tharense IPPAS B-1220, a genomic segment contains:
- a CDS encoding DNA polymerase III subunit gamma/tau: MTYEPLHHKYRPQRFRDLVGQEAIATTLTNALQQDKIAPAYLFAGPRGTGKTSSARILAKSLNCLSSGQPTPDPCGQCETCKAITNGSSLDVIEIDAASNTGVDNIRELIERAQFAPVQCRYKIYVLDEVHMLSTASFNALLKTLEEPPDRVVFVLATTDPQRVLPTIISRCQRFDFRRIPLEPMVRHLGNIASKEQIEITPEALMLVAQISQGGLRDAESLLDQLSLLSEEVTPEKVWDLVGSVPERDLLELLKAIASDEGTQVITVIRSILDRGREPLVVLQNLVSFYRDLLIAKSSPQSSALVALTPATWASLCECAQHWTVSEILHSQQHLKTSEVQIKNTTQPRLWLEVTLLGLLRSALPLSQPPQNGKQSPLSQPPQTAPKQSTLSPPPQTAPQNGKESPRTATVSPAPSPVPAPPVAPPPPLESPQPVPTAEPEPADPPVVVPDPQPVASSSETEDAEDLQALWEQALDCFEFYSTKALLSQHGRLLSCKNGRVQIQIEAPAIRKAAKERESQIVQAFEKVLHSPVTVLYVSAMGSTKGSPATHSQRSQPKDAVEPPPQTPQIVESQPPEPSPKTLSSQPAFSAEVSSPPVAQPILKVEVSSESSLTQVQEPVVSNLAPVDSEQVLQVAKNFAEFFKGEVIELNREPGGIEQSTVAPTLYLNGKMQESEAIDDPDEDEEDIPF; encoded by the coding sequence ATGACTTACGAACCCCTCCATCATAAATATCGTCCTCAGCGCTTCCGCGATTTAGTGGGTCAAGAAGCGATCGCGACCACCCTAACCAACGCGCTCCAGCAAGACAAAATTGCCCCAGCGTACCTATTTGCTGGCCCTAGAGGAACGGGGAAAACCTCCAGCGCTCGCATTTTGGCAAAATCGCTCAACTGCTTATCTAGCGGTCAGCCAACCCCCGATCCGTGCGGACAGTGCGAAACCTGCAAAGCCATCACCAACGGCTCATCCCTAGATGTGATTGAAATTGACGCCGCCAGCAATACCGGAGTCGATAACATCCGAGAGTTGATCGAACGCGCCCAGTTTGCGCCCGTGCAATGTCGTTATAAGATATATGTCCTTGATGAAGTGCATATGCTCAGTACCGCCAGCTTCAACGCGCTACTGAAAACCTTAGAAGAACCGCCAGATCGGGTTGTGTTTGTGCTAGCCACCACCGATCCGCAGCGCGTACTTCCCACAATTATCTCTCGCTGTCAGCGGTTTGACTTTCGCCGCATTCCCCTAGAACCAATGGTGCGCCACCTAGGGAATATTGCGAGCAAAGAACAAATTGAGATTACCCCCGAAGCACTGATGCTCGTGGCGCAAATTTCCCAAGGGGGACTGCGAGACGCCGAAAGCTTGCTCGATCAACTCAGCTTGCTCTCAGAAGAAGTAACCCCAGAAAAAGTTTGGGATTTAGTCGGTTCAGTTCCCGAACGAGATTTGCTAGAACTGCTGAAGGCGATCGCCTCCGATGAGGGAACGCAAGTCATTACTGTTATCCGTTCCATCCTCGATCGCGGTCGAGAACCCCTAGTAGTATTGCAAAATCTAGTCAGCTTCTATCGCGACTTGCTGATCGCCAAAAGTTCGCCGCAAAGTTCCGCCTTAGTCGCCCTCACCCCTGCAACCTGGGCGAGTTTGTGCGAATGCGCCCAACACTGGACTGTTAGCGAAATTCTCCACAGCCAGCAACACCTCAAAACCAGCGAAGTCCAGATTAAAAATACCACTCAACCGCGTCTGTGGTTAGAAGTGACGCTATTGGGATTATTGCGATCGGCTCTTCCCCTCTCGCAACCGCCCCAAAACGGCAAGCAAAGCCCGCTCTCGCAACCCCCTCAAACTGCCCCCAAGCAAAGCACCCTCTCGCCACCCCCTCAAACCGCCCCCCAGAACGGCAAGGAAAGCCCTAGAACCGCCACAGTTTCCCCTGCACCTTCCCCCGTACCTGCCCCCCCAGTTGCGCCCCCTCCCCCTTTAGAAAGCCCGCAGCCTGTACCGACGGCGGAACCGGAACCCGCAGACCCTCCGGTGGTTGTCCCCGATCCGCAACCGGTCGCAAGTTCAAGCGAAACTGAGGATGCTGAGGACTTACAAGCCTTATGGGAACAAGCGCTAGATTGCTTTGAGTTTTACTCAACCAAAGCACTACTCAGTCAACATGGTCGCTTGTTAAGTTGCAAAAATGGGCGAGTGCAGATTCAAATTGAGGCTCCTGCAATCCGAAAAGCAGCCAAAGAAAGAGAAAGTCAAATTGTACAAGCCTTTGAGAAGGTTCTCCACTCGCCTGTAACCGTTCTGTATGTATCGGCGATGGGATCGACAAAAGGATCTCCCGCTACGCACTCGCAACGCTCTCAACCCAAGGATGCGGTTGAACCCCCACCCCAAACACCTCAGATCGTGGAAAGTCAACCGCCAGAACCTTCTCCAAAGACGCTTTCCAGCCAGCCAGCTTTCTCTGCTGAGGTGAGTTCGCCTCCTGTCGCGCAACCGATTTTGAAGGTTGAAGTGAGTTCTGAGTCTTCCCTGACTCAGGTGCAAGAACCTGTTGTTTCTAATTTAGCTCCCGTTGATTCTGAGCAAGTCTTGCAAGTCGCGAAAAATTTTGCAGAGTTTTTTAAAGGTGAGGTGATTGAACTGAATCGAGAACCGGGGGGGATAGAACAATCGACTGTTGCACCTACACTCTATCTCAACGGAAAAATGCAGGAATCAGAAGCGATAGACGATCCAGATGAGGATGAGGAAGATATCCCTTTTTAA
- a CDS encoding Uma2 family endonuclease produces the protein MIQKLSSTPSPVVYPDSDGQPMAENTQQFQWIVVIKENLEILFGDRADVFVAGDLLWYPVEGNNTLRQAPDAMVAFGRPKGHRGSYRQWDENNIPPQVVFEILSPGNRLKEMNKKFKFYEHYGVEEYYIYDPDRLDLTGWQRQRDELTVIEEMNGWVSPRLGIRFELTADGLQIYRPDGNRFLTPVELAQEAELAETRATQAEARAQQAETRMRILEERLRQAGINPDEI, from the coding sequence ATGATTCAAAAATTATCTTCCACCCCATCCCCAGTTGTCTATCCCGATAGCGATGGTCAGCCAATGGCTGAGAATACTCAACAATTCCAATGGATTGTCGTCATTAAGGAAAATCTAGAAATCCTATTTGGCGATCGCGCCGATGTATTCGTTGCAGGCGATCTGCTCTGGTATCCCGTTGAAGGCAATAATACCCTCAGACAAGCCCCCGATGCAATGGTCGCCTTTGGCAGACCGAAAGGACATCGCGGTTCCTATCGCCAATGGGACGAAAATAACATCCCTCCCCAAGTCGTCTTTGAAATTCTCTCGCCTGGAAACCGCCTCAAGGAAATGAACAAAAAGTTCAAATTCTACGAGCATTATGGCGTAGAAGAATACTACATCTACGACCCCGATCGCCTAGACTTAACGGGATGGCAGCGTCAAAGGGATGAATTAACCGTCATCGAAGAAATGAACGGTTGGGTTAGCCCTCGCTTAGGGATACGCTTTGAATTAACCGCAGACGGACTCCAAATTTATCGTCCTGATGGCAATCGCTTTCTCACTCCGGTAGAATTAGCGCAGGAAGCCGAACTAGCAGAAACTCGCGCCACCCAAGCGGAAGCCCGCGCCCAACAAGCAGAAACGCGGATGCGAATATTAGAAGAACGCCTGCGACAAGCTGGAATCAATCCCGACGAAATTTGA
- a CDS encoding tetratricopeptide repeat protein, which translates to MFRRILQAVSRFFQGLFGKVLGKPSADLEPNHPPLEESDYEFLYLQLLERVHQGWDAYRIKPYLESLLERSSEAQWVAWVQRFGDRLLASSSPNPELASRMFKLGTLDTGELGKVSQEYANQLLSQNPVVPQEFIPPSEEVQTLFEQGNQQYSQGLYQAAIASYDRAIALRPDLGEIWTNRGLALNQLQQYEEALANYDRALALKPDFYTALSNRGMTLKNLGRYQEALFSYDRAITAYPDFFDPWLNRGNILMALKEYQEAIASYDRAIALQIDRIEPWLAKANLLTYIRSYEAAIAMWDKVLSMQPDNAVAWTRRGGCLFYLERYPEAVESCDKALNIESSNEEAMSFRSKSLVKISARNAEETSE; encoded by the coding sequence ATGTTTAGGCGGATTTTGCAAGCAGTTTCCCGTTTTTTTCAGGGTTTGTTTGGGAAAGTCTTGGGGAAACCCTCAGCCGATCTTGAGCCAAACCATCCCCCCTTAGAAGAAAGCGACTATGAATTTTTATATCTGCAACTGCTCGAACGGGTGCATCAAGGGTGGGATGCGTATCGAATTAAACCTTATCTAGAATCTTTATTAGAACGCAGTAGCGAAGCCCAATGGGTGGCTTGGGTGCAACGGTTTGGCGATCGCCTCCTGGCTTCGAGTTCCCCTAACCCGGAACTCGCCTCGCGGATGTTTAAGCTGGGAACCCTGGATACGGGGGAGTTGGGGAAGGTTTCTCAAGAGTACGCCAATCAACTTTTAAGCCAAAATCCGGTCGTTCCCCAGGAGTTTATTCCGCCTAGCGAAGAGGTGCAAACTTTATTTGAGCAAGGCAATCAGCAGTATAGCCAAGGATTATACCAAGCGGCGATCGCGTCTTACGATCGGGCGATCGCGCTTCGACCCGACTTAGGCGAAATTTGGACAAACCGGGGGTTAGCCCTCAATCAACTGCAACAATACGAAGAAGCCTTAGCCAATTATGACCGCGCCCTAGCTCTTAAGCCCGATTTTTACACGGCTTTGAGCAATCGCGGCATGACCTTAAAAAATTTAGGACGCTATCAAGAGGCTTTATTCAGCTACGATCGGGCGATTACGGCTTATCCCGATTTCTTCGATCCGTGGTTGAATCGCGGTAATATCTTGATGGCGCTCAAGGAGTACCAAGAGGCGATCGCGTCTTACGATCGGGCGATCGCTCTGCAAATCGACCGGATCGAACCTTGGCTAGCCAAAGCTAACCTATTAACCTACATTCGCTCCTACGAAGCCGCGATCGCCATGTGGGATAAAGTCTTATCGATGCAACCCGATAATGCGGTTGCTTGGACCAGGCGAGGGGGATGTTTATTCTATCTCGAACGCTACCCAGAAGCCGTAGAATCCTGCGACAAAGCTTTAAACATTGAATCGTCCAATGAAGAAGCCATGTCTTTTCGCAGCAAGTCCCTAGTCAAAATTAGCGCCCGCAATGCTGAAGAAACGTCAGAATAA